A single region of the Mycobacterium lentiflavum genome encodes:
- a CDS encoding beta-ketoacyl synthase N-terminal-like domain-containing protein, whose product MKFEPIAIVGQGCVLPGGLSPDGLWDTVRAGRDALGSAQPGYWGVSAEHILRDPKNSAFLDHTWSDRGGYVRGFDPALATGGLLLDAEALDGLDPLYLWAIEAARQAIEGAGWRAGEVPGSAGVVLGNLSYPTKTMTDLAEKVWRGTTHRIDWRNRFMSGLPAHLIANALGLTGGAAAVDAACASSLYAIKLACDRLHDRTADVMLAGGVNGASDLLLHVGFSALQALSRSGRSRPFHSEADGLVPAEGAAILVLRRLEDAIADGNTILGIIRAVGLSNDGRGRGLLVPSQEGQERAMRLAYEMAELEPQDISLIECHATGTARGDLTELMSMARIFDGMTNVPIGSLKSNLGHSITASGAAGAIKVLAAMRARVRPPTLHTDDPLPYLADSPFRLLTEAEPWHCVGPRRAAVNNFGFGGNNAHLLLEEWAEPANKHVAPPQWPATPTGADADIAIVGLGLLVGDGHETLSVADHLAKNEPIPHREDSGAVRARMSEVCLDLTQTRFPPTDLKQTLPQQIALLGATMNVGDLIKDLPPDTTSVIVGMGCDAEVTRLGVRWRLAGEIDDPDLLATARDAVVQGWTAAGVVGAMPNIVANRLNSQFDLRGPSFTVSREELSGTTALEMAARALRRGEIDAAVVGAVDLSCEPVHEAAARELLGPGEQIPGDAAVVLVLKRADDARRDDDTVLASLSAGRRPNGDCLRLGTAPGATNLSPLLGHAHAASGLLHVAAGVLYGFLGIRPDGTQWSSPHREVVIALDALAGQQQQIVLVAPPVNDASALAAHRTETGSGPGKSTWLRFPGHLPDVLLPENVIEVDQDSRLITSKGEQRMATHLPVPPALPKAAEALVRVPLGAALAAQTPPEPLAVAYDIDTHPAGTRGSVRNGSDHNGSGHDDSTSAPRKGDTASKPLAPKEIDKLPLAGACRAVQPVRPADKHVPAPTAKRAPVGLALDKDGLRVHASGKISDIYGPAFTVQDNYLRQVRMPEPPLLLADRLLGIDAEPGRNGTGTLWTETDVTSDAWYLDQGRMPAGVMIEAGQADLMLISWMGADFANKGDRVYRLLGCEVTYLGGLPEIGDTLRFDIHVDGHARQGDIRIFFFHYDCTIDGVERMSMRNGQAGFFSAEELAASGGILWRPEDETVDGPMEPMPSQTSRTSLSRADLEAMAGGEIWRTFGQGFERAASHTRTPSIGGGDMLFVDEVIQLDLSGGPWERGYLRAVAHVDPEKWYFAGHFKNDPCMPGTLMFEATLQTMAIYMTALGMTLECDGWRFEPVPFETYKLSCRGQVTPQSRELVYEVFVREVLAGPEPTLFADLLCTVDGLPAFHCRRMGLKLSPGWPMDLGAKELVGYVEPKPVAEVDGFRFDYQAMLASAIAKPSLAFGPLFEKFDSHRKVARLPGPPYHFMSRVTELVGEIGVVKAGAEVVVEYEVPSDAWYFAVNGTPTMPNAVLMEVALQPCGWLASYVGCPLNSEKDLYFRNLDGTGRQHREVTPSTGTLRTKVSLKSIAKAGGTIIVTFDGEIHADEGPIYTFDTVFGYFGGEALQQQVGLPVTDEQRAIAQRPCDAPVVDLSMRPHEFFGPGARLADPMLLMIDCVTGRWPTDGEAGLGRWRAVKDVDPAEWYFKAHFYQDPVQPGSLGIEMMLQLLQFAMLDHGLGKEAGPSARFEPVALNDAITWRYRGQIVPTNKQIMAEVEITRIARDEGDVPGILAVADASLWVDGKRIYSATNLGMRITRQVPQGQSEAGIGSSTTAPSSTATATTAPARTAQATTVQTTIDPATDGWITDHCPTYVIPSLPMMSVLDLLAQAAGRAAGTAKVVEVTDLRMVRWIIVDSPKQLRVVVEPTSPGRFEGRLEVWRNAPKAALSRWETHAHATIVTAPQYTGAPATPVALTGAVPFATPYATSAVFHGPAFATLTDGARIGRNGSSGTLAVELCKVPAGLQQPGLLDGALHIVPHAAMSVWTTDNCAVESYADAADPTVAFPSRVVWARFYGDAPTAGTVDVESRFVGFDDDDGRMPVIDLWLSVAGKPWAYIRLVEILLSKGPLAQAGGLKRRAFLAQRRAVPAMSLSERLGDGVVMLDSVRAATLDWFKGTLHAVYCTDSQGDSLLVDIASKEAVADAAHNAIHPSQVLLDGGQVSCPALPLERIRIEIEQPRQRVCRASASLQTDWRPVRDWWADTLRMQRDGFADVLHGALLSRYVRHVVVADPRAMAAIRGRPVLLLGNHQVQIESLLGTTIASWLTGTQVVPIAHAKHENRWIGELLRLLDAVAGRELRTIRYFDQQNPQQFLDLVEEIKSDVEARGVSTMVHADGTRHVHSGQRVERLTSTLLDMAIEMSLPIVPVYFAGGLPEIAVRHKLEVPYRQAAQDYIFGRPIMPEELSASPYAHRRRLVIDAINDLAPFSDAPNPPNLAVENRIAAAAPGASPLESVWACIEDALDSVEANWREMISTEQWTAALARQ is encoded by the coding sequence TTGAAATTTGAACCCATCGCGATCGTCGGCCAGGGCTGCGTTCTGCCCGGCGGTCTGAGTCCCGACGGGTTGTGGGACACGGTGCGTGCGGGCCGCGACGCCCTCGGCTCGGCGCAGCCCGGCTACTGGGGTGTATCGGCGGAGCATATCCTGCGCGACCCGAAGAACTCCGCCTTCCTGGACCACACCTGGTCGGACCGCGGTGGATACGTGCGTGGGTTCGATCCGGCTCTCGCGACTGGGGGGCTTCTCCTTGACGCCGAGGCTCTCGATGGTCTCGATCCGCTGTACCTGTGGGCCATCGAGGCGGCCCGCCAAGCCATTGAGGGTGCGGGCTGGCGTGCGGGCGAAGTCCCGGGCTCGGCCGGGGTCGTCCTCGGAAACCTGAGCTATCCGACGAAGACGATGACGGATCTGGCCGAAAAAGTCTGGCGCGGAACAACGCACCGGATCGACTGGCGTAATCGGTTCATGTCCGGTCTGCCCGCTCATCTCATCGCGAACGCGCTCGGCCTTACCGGTGGTGCCGCCGCCGTCGACGCCGCGTGCGCCTCATCGCTGTATGCCATCAAGCTCGCCTGCGACCGGCTGCACGACCGCACCGCGGATGTGATGCTGGCCGGAGGTGTCAACGGGGCCAGCGACTTGCTGTTACACGTTGGCTTCAGCGCGCTGCAGGCGCTGAGCCGTTCCGGCAGGTCGCGCCCGTTCCATTCGGAGGCCGACGGTCTGGTGCCGGCCGAGGGCGCGGCGATTCTGGTGCTGCGCAGGCTGGAAGACGCAATCGCCGACGGTAACACCATATTGGGCATCATCAGGGCGGTCGGCCTCAGCAACGACGGCCGCGGCCGCGGTCTGCTGGTGCCCTCCCAGGAGGGGCAGGAACGTGCGATGCGGCTCGCCTACGAGATGGCCGAGCTTGAGCCGCAAGACATCTCCCTGATCGAATGTCATGCCACCGGCACCGCGCGGGGCGATCTGACCGAACTGATGAGCATGGCACGCATTTTCGACGGTATGACCAACGTGCCGATCGGATCGCTGAAATCCAATCTCGGGCACTCCATCACGGCATCGGGCGCTGCCGGAGCCATCAAGGTGCTCGCGGCGATGCGGGCGCGAGTACGGCCGCCGACCCTGCACACCGACGATCCGCTGCCGTATCTCGCTGACTCTCCGTTCCGGCTGCTCACCGAAGCCGAACCCTGGCATTGTGTCGGACCGCGCCGCGCCGCGGTCAACAACTTCGGCTTCGGCGGCAACAACGCCCACCTGCTGCTCGAGGAATGGGCCGAACCCGCTAACAAGCATGTCGCACCGCCGCAATGGCCGGCGACGCCGACCGGAGCCGACGCGGACATCGCGATCGTCGGGCTGGGACTGCTCGTAGGCGATGGACACGAAACCCTCTCGGTAGCTGATCATCTGGCGAAGAACGAACCGATTCCCCATCGCGAGGACAGCGGTGCGGTAAGGGCGCGGATGTCCGAGGTCTGTCTCGATCTTACTCAGACACGTTTCCCCCCAACCGATCTCAAGCAGACCCTGCCGCAACAGATCGCCCTTCTCGGTGCGACGATGAATGTCGGTGATCTGATCAAAGATCTTCCACCGGACACCACGAGCGTTATCGTCGGGATGGGCTGCGACGCCGAGGTGACACGACTCGGGGTGCGTTGGCGGTTGGCCGGCGAGATCGATGACCCGGATTTGCTGGCGACGGCGCGCGACGCGGTGGTGCAAGGGTGGACAGCCGCCGGGGTGGTCGGCGCCATGCCCAACATTGTGGCCAACCGGTTGAACAGTCAGTTCGATCTTCGCGGACCGAGTTTCACGGTATCCCGCGAGGAGCTTTCCGGAACCACGGCACTGGAGATGGCCGCCCGCGCACTGCGGCGCGGTGAGATCGACGCGGCCGTGGTGGGGGCGGTGGACCTCAGCTGCGAACCCGTGCACGAAGCGGCGGCCCGGGAGCTGCTGGGACCCGGCGAGCAGATCCCCGGTGACGCCGCCGTCGTGCTGGTCCTCAAACGCGCCGACGATGCACGCCGTGATGACGACACGGTTCTTGCCAGCCTGTCCGCCGGCCGGCGACCAAACGGCGATTGCCTTCGGTTGGGCACCGCACCCGGCGCAACGAACCTCTCGCCCCTACTCGGCCACGCCCACGCCGCGTCCGGGCTGTTGCACGTCGCCGCCGGTGTGCTCTACGGCTTTCTCGGTATACGTCCCGATGGCACGCAATGGTCCTCGCCGCATCGAGAAGTCGTCATCGCGCTTGACGCGCTGGCTGGCCAGCAGCAGCAGATCGTGCTGGTGGCACCGCCGGTCAATGACGCCAGCGCGCTCGCCGCACACCGCACCGAGACGGGATCCGGGCCGGGGAAGTCGACGTGGCTGCGTTTTCCCGGTCATCTTCCCGACGTTCTGCTACCGGAGAATGTTATCGAAGTTGACCAGGATTCACGGTTGATCACCAGTAAAGGGGAGCAGCGCATGGCAACACACCTCCCGGTTCCCCCTGCTCTGCCCAAGGCCGCGGAGGCATTGGTGCGGGTGCCGCTCGGCGCGGCTCTGGCCGCGCAGACGCCGCCAGAGCCGCTGGCAGTCGCCTACGACATCGACACGCACCCGGCCGGCACGCGGGGGAGCGTCCGCAACGGTTCTGACCACAACGGCTCTGGCCACGACGACTCCACATCCGCCCCCCGCAAGGGTGACACAGCCTCGAAGCCATTGGCGCCCAAAGAGATTGACAAGTTACCCCTTGCCGGTGCGTGCAGGGCGGTTCAGCCGGTTCGGCCCGCAGACAAGCACGTTCCGGCGCCGACGGCCAAGCGGGCCCCGGTTGGTCTCGCGCTCGACAAGGACGGCCTGCGGGTGCACGCGTCGGGGAAGATCTCCGATATCTATGGCCCGGCGTTCACGGTGCAAGACAACTACCTTCGTCAGGTGCGGATGCCGGAACCGCCGCTGCTGCTGGCGGATCGCCTCTTGGGCATCGACGCCGAGCCGGGCCGCAACGGTACCGGAACCCTGTGGACCGAAACCGATGTCACCTCCGATGCGTGGTATCTGGATCAGGGCCGGATGCCCGCGGGCGTCATGATCGAGGCCGGGCAGGCCGACCTGATGCTCATCTCGTGGATGGGCGCCGACTTCGCCAACAAGGGTGATCGGGTGTATCGCCTGCTGGGCTGTGAGGTGACCTACTTGGGCGGCCTACCCGAAATCGGGGACACCTTAAGGTTCGACATCCACGTCGATGGCCACGCCCGTCAGGGCGACATCCGCATCTTCTTCTTTCACTACGACTGCACGATCGACGGTGTCGAGCGCATGTCGATGCGCAACGGCCAGGCCGGATTCTTCTCCGCCGAGGAGCTGGCCGCCTCCGGCGGAATCCTGTGGCGTCCCGAGGACGAGACCGTCGACGGTCCGATGGAACCGATGCCGTCGCAAACATCGCGGACCTCGCTGTCTCGTGCCGACCTGGAGGCAATGGCGGGCGGAGAGATTTGGCGTACGTTTGGTCAGGGCTTCGAACGCGCGGCCAGCCACACTCGCACGCCCAGCATCGGCGGCGGCGACATGTTGTTCGTCGACGAGGTAATCCAGCTGGATCTATCCGGGGGCCCGTGGGAGCGGGGCTACTTGCGGGCGGTCGCACACGTCGATCCCGAAAAGTGGTACTTCGCAGGGCACTTCAAGAACGACCCGTGTATGCCCGGCACGCTGATGTTCGAAGCGACCCTGCAAACCATGGCGATCTACATGACCGCGCTCGGGATGACGCTGGAGTGTGACGGTTGGCGTTTCGAACCCGTGCCTTTCGAGACATACAAGTTGTCGTGCCGAGGGCAGGTCACACCGCAATCGCGCGAACTGGTCTACGAGGTGTTCGTGCGCGAGGTTCTCGCCGGACCGGAGCCGACGCTCTTCGCCGACCTGCTGTGCACCGTCGACGGTTTGCCGGCATTCCACTGCCGCCGGATGGGTCTGAAGCTGTCGCCCGGCTGGCCGATGGATCTGGGTGCCAAGGAGTTGGTCGGATACGTCGAACCCAAACCCGTCGCCGAAGTCGACGGCTTCCGGTTCGACTACCAAGCGATGCTGGCAAGCGCTATCGCCAAGCCGTCCTTGGCGTTCGGCCCACTGTTCGAGAAGTTCGACTCGCACCGCAAGGTGGCCAGGCTGCCCGGCCCGCCTTACCACTTCATGTCCAGGGTCACCGAGCTGGTCGGTGAGATCGGCGTTGTGAAAGCGGGCGCGGAAGTCGTCGTGGAGTACGAAGTGCCCAGTGATGCTTGGTATTTCGCGGTGAACGGGACGCCGACGATGCCCAACGCGGTGCTGATGGAGGTCGCCCTGCAGCCGTGCGGCTGGCTGGCGAGCTACGTCGGCTGCCCGCTGAACAGCGAAAAGGATCTTTACTTCCGCAACCTGGATGGCACGGGCAGACAGCACCGCGAGGTCACGCCGTCGACCGGAACCCTGCGGACCAAAGTCTCGCTGAAGAGCATCGCCAAGGCGGGCGGCACCATCATTGTGACCTTCGACGGTGAGATCCACGCCGACGAGGGGCCCATCTACACCTTCGACACGGTGTTTGGATACTTCGGCGGCGAGGCGTTGCAACAGCAGGTGGGACTCCCGGTCACCGACGAGCAGCGCGCCATCGCGCAGCGCCCATGCGACGCACCGGTCGTCGACCTTTCAATGCGTCCACACGAGTTCTTCGGCCCCGGAGCACGATTGGCCGATCCAATGCTGTTGATGATCGACTGCGTGACGGGACGATGGCCGACCGACGGCGAGGCCGGCCTCGGGCGATGGCGCGCCGTCAAGGACGTCGACCCGGCGGAGTGGTATTTCAAGGCCCACTTCTACCAAGATCCGGTGCAGCCCGGGTCGTTGGGCATCGAAATGATGCTGCAACTCCTGCAATTCGCGATGCTCGACCACGGGCTGGGCAAAGAGGCGGGACCCTCGGCGCGGTTCGAGCCGGTGGCGCTCAACGATGCGATCACCTGGCGCTATCGCGGACAGATCGTGCCGACGAACAAGCAGATCATGGCCGAAGTCGAGATCACCCGCATCGCGCGCGACGAGGGTGATGTTCCGGGCATTCTGGCTGTCGCCGACGCCTCGCTGTGGGTGGACGGCAAACGGATCTACAGCGCGACCAACCTCGGTATGCGCATCACACGCCAGGTGCCGCAAGGACAATCGGAAGCCGGGATCGGCTCGTCGACGACGGCGCCCTCCTCAACCGCCACGGCCACGACGGCGCCGGCCCGGACTGCGCAGGCCACGACGGTGCAGACGACCATCGATCCGGCCACCGACGGCTGGATCACCGACCACTGCCCGACGTATGTCATTCCGTCCCTCCCGATGATGTCGGTGCTGGACCTGTTGGCGCAGGCGGCCGGCCGCGCCGCGGGCACGGCCAAAGTGGTCGAGGTCACCGACTTGCGGATGGTTCGTTGGATCATCGTCGATTCGCCCAAGCAGCTGAGGGTGGTCGTCGAGCCCACTTCGCCCGGACGTTTCGAGGGCCGGCTCGAGGTGTGGCGCAACGCACCGAAAGCGGCGTTGTCGCGCTGGGAAACTCACGCCCACGCCACGATCGTCACCGCGCCGCAGTACACCGGCGCACCGGCAACTCCGGTCGCGCTGACCGGTGCGGTGCCCTTCGCCACCCCGTACGCCACCAGCGCGGTGTTCCACGGGCCCGCATTCGCGACGCTGACGGACGGTGCCCGGATCGGGCGCAACGGGTCGTCGGGGACGCTTGCGGTCGAACTGTGCAAGGTTCCGGCGGGCCTGCAGCAGCCGGGACTCCTCGACGGTGCGTTGCACATCGTTCCGCACGCCGCGATGAGCGTCTGGACCACGGACAATTGTGCGGTCGAGTCGTATGCGGACGCGGCGGACCCGACCGTCGCATTTCCAAGTCGGGTCGTCTGGGCCCGGTTCTACGGTGACGCCCCCACGGCAGGCACGGTGGACGTGGAATCCCGTTTCGTCGGTTTCGACGACGACGATGGCCGCATGCCGGTCATCGATCTGTGGCTGAGCGTCGCGGGCAAGCCGTGGGCCTACATTCGGCTCGTCGAAATCTTGCTGTCCAAGGGACCGCTTGCCCAAGCCGGGGGCCTGAAGCGCCGCGCGTTCCTGGCGCAGCGGCGGGCCGTACCCGCGATGTCGCTGAGCGAGCGGCTCGGTGATGGCGTGGTCATGCTCGATTCGGTCCGCGCGGCAACGCTCGACTGGTTCAAGGGCACCCTGCACGCGGTGTATTGCACCGACAGCCAAGGGGATTCGCTGCTCGTCGACATCGCGTCCAAAGAAGCGGTCGCCGATGCCGCCCACAACGCGATCCACCCCTCGCAGGTTCTCCTCGACGGGGGCCAGGTGAGCTGCCCGGCGCTGCCGCTGGAGCGAATCCGGATCGAGATCGAGCAACCACGCCAGCGGGTGTGCCGCGCCAGCGCGTCGTTGCAGACGGACTGGCGACCGGTGCGCGACTGGTGGGCCGACACGCTCAGGATGCAGCGGGACGGCTTCGCCGATGTGCTCCACGGGGCCCTGTTGTCGCGCTACGTTAGGCACGTCGTCGTCGCGGACCCACGGGCAATGGCGGCGATTCGGGGCCGTCCGGTCCTGCTGCTGGGCAACCACCAGGTGCAGATCGAATCGCTGTTGGGCACCACCATCGCGTCGTGGCTGACCGGCACGCAGGTGGTGCCGATCGCTCACGCCAAACATGAAAACCGTTGGATCGGTGAGCTTTTGCGGCTGCTCGACGCCGTGGCGGGCCGGGAGCTGCGCACCATCCGATACTTCGACCAGCAGAACCCGCAGCAGTTCCTCGACCTCGTTGAAGAGATCAAGAGCGATGTCGAGGCCCGCGGCGTGTCGACGATGGTGCACGCCGACGGAACTCGGCATGTCCATTCCGGTCAGCGCGTCGAGAGGCTGACTTCTACCTTGCTGGATATGGCGATCGAAATGTCGCTGCCGATCGTGCCGGTGTACTTCGCCGGGGGTTTGCCCGAGATTGCGGTGCGCCACAAGCTCGAGGTGCCGTATCGCCAAGCCGCGCAGGACTACATCTTTGGCCGCCCGATCATGCCCGAGGAGCTGAGCGCGTCGCCGTACGCGCACCGGCGACGTCTGGTCATCGACGCCATCAACGATCTCGCTCCGTTCAGTGATGCGCCGAACCCACCAAACCTGGCTGTGGAGAACCGGATTGCCGCCGCCGCCCCCGGTGCGTCACCCCTGGAGTCGGTATGGGCCTGCATCGAGGACGCCCTGGATTCCGTTGAGGCGAATTGGCGCGAGATGATCAGCACTGAGCAATGGACGGCGGCGCTGGCTCGTCAGTGA
- a CDS encoding permease, which produces MTGKALAAIEHALALAGSMTWEILWALILGFLLSAVVQAVVRRSTIVALMGDDRPRTLAIAAGLGAASSSCSYAAVALARSLFRKGAHFTAAMAFEIGSTNLVVELGIILALLMGWQFTAAEFVGGPLMIIILAVLFRLFVRSRLVDAAREQAERGIAGSMEGHAAMDMSIKRDGSFTQRLFSAAGFTSISHVFVMEWLAILRDLVLGLLIAGAIAAWVPETFWRGFFLADDPGWAAVWGPIVGPVVAMVSFVCSIGNVPLAAVLWNGGISFGGVIAFIYADLVILPILNIYRKYYGTRMMLTLLGTFYASMVAAGYLVELLFGTTNLIPAERNATVMEASISWNYTTWLNIVFLVLAAVLIVRFVTSGGMPMVRMMGGSPAATDGHHH; this is translated from the coding sequence ATGACAGGCAAGGCGCTAGCAGCAATCGAGCATGCCCTGGCGCTGGCCGGGTCGATGACCTGGGAAATCTTATGGGCGCTGATTCTCGGCTTCCTGCTGTCGGCGGTGGTGCAGGCGGTGGTGCGGCGCTCGACGATCGTGGCGCTGATGGGCGACGATCGTCCGCGCACCCTGGCGATAGCGGCCGGCTTGGGCGCGGCATCGTCGTCGTGCTCGTACGCGGCGGTCGCGCTGGCCCGGTCGTTGTTTCGCAAGGGTGCGCATTTCACCGCGGCCATGGCGTTCGAGATCGGCTCCACCAACCTGGTGGTCGAGTTGGGAATCATCCTGGCGCTGCTGATGGGCTGGCAGTTCACCGCCGCCGAGTTCGTCGGCGGTCCGCTGATGATCATCATCCTGGCTGTGTTGTTCCGGCTGTTCGTCCGGTCCCGCCTCGTCGACGCCGCGCGCGAGCAGGCCGAACGGGGCATCGCCGGATCGATGGAAGGACATGCCGCCATGGACATGTCCATCAAGAGGGACGGTTCGTTTACCCAGCGCCTGTTTTCCGCAGCGGGCTTCACGTCAATTTCGCACGTGTTTGTCATGGAATGGCTGGCGATCCTGCGGGACCTGGTGCTGGGTCTGTTGATCGCCGGCGCCATCGCGGCGTGGGTGCCCGAAACCTTTTGGCGAGGTTTCTTTTTGGCTGACGACCCCGGCTGGGCCGCGGTGTGGGGGCCGATCGTCGGGCCGGTCGTAGCGATGGTGTCCTTCGTGTGCTCAATCGGCAACGTGCCGTTGGCCGCGGTGCTGTGGAACGGCGGCATCAGCTTCGGCGGCGTGATCGCCTTCATCTACGCCGACCTGGTGATCCTGCCGATCTTGAACATCTACCGGAAGTATTACGGCACGAGAATGATGCTGACCTTGCTCGGCACTTTCTACGCCTCGATGGTTGCCGCCGGGTATCTCGTCGAATTGCTCTTCGGCACAACGAACCTCATCCCGGCCGAGCGCAACGCGACGGTAATGGAAGCGTCCATCTCGTGGAATTACACCACCTGGCTCAATATCGTATTCCTGGTCCTGGCGGCGGTTCTGATCGTCCGATTCGTCACGTCCGGGGGAATGCCGATGGTGCGGATGATGGGCGGCTCCCCGGCCGCGACGGACGGTCACCATCACTGA